The following are encoded in a window of Fretibacter rubidus genomic DNA:
- a CDS encoding TRAFs-binding domain-containing protein has product MNALPKTRLQDHDYIRIYEQGIKALQSDPSNQEIQHKVVLALARAGALDLAISEYARYGLNTVTAHEDIMALNGRLSKDLYLRASGQTATKHAQDAADLYNAAFESTQGYYSAINAATMALIADMPIDVVHRRARNILSLLPNPERLTPTDHYFIEATRAECYLLLGENNNCKASLKEAVSFDPLNYAAHATTLKQFKMICEKRGETLDWLAPFAPPRAVHYAGHIRLTPEAQKGLKTTIADYLQKHDIGFGYGALAAGSDIIIAEAMLDEGVELNLIMPCGVDDFCEHSVMPFGADWLPRFQRCIERASSVRITAPKAPWPDATLNQLTAQIAMGQAVMRGRALSRDPAQLLVWDGETGASYTAVHAKDWGHHNRQTLSISVPKQNRAASPTKPAEAKPQFVLKSSSSDSIQFYSNAPSAVKAAEQLRETIPHCATALHVKLPNQDPDAICDNIIKNGAPQSLLASEAFASLLAFSNNAENNIHFAGLVDQDGSEKDGTLQDETEPMRCYALGR; this is encoded by the coding sequence ATGAACGCTTTGCCAAAAACACGTTTGCAAGATCACGATTATATTCGTATCTATGAGCAGGGCATCAAAGCTTTGCAGTCAGATCCGTCAAACCAAGAGATACAGCACAAAGTTGTTTTAGCCTTGGCGCGGGCGGGCGCTTTGGATTTAGCCATATCGGAATATGCGCGTTACGGGCTGAATACCGTCACAGCTCATGAAGATATTATGGCGCTAAACGGGCGGCTGTCCAAAGACCTTTATTTGCGAGCATCTGGCCAGACAGCGACCAAACACGCCCAAGACGCCGCAGACCTTTATAACGCAGCTTTTGAGAGCACTCAGGGCTATTATTCAGCGATTAATGCGGCGACCATGGCCTTGATAGCGGATATGCCTATTGATGTTGTTCATAGGCGCGCGCGCAATATTTTATCCCTACTCCCAAACCCTGAACGGCTAACGCCGACAGACCATTATTTCATAGAGGCCACACGTGCGGAGTGTTACCTTCTTTTGGGGGAGAACAATAATTGTAAAGCGAGCCTAAAAGAGGCGGTTAGTTTCGATCCACTAAATTACGCTGCTCACGCGACGACGTTAAAACAGTTCAAGATGATTTGCGAAAAACGCGGCGAGACGCTTGATTGGTTGGCTCCTTTTGCCCCACCGCGCGCAGTCCATTATGCAGGCCACATTCGCCTTACGCCAGAAGCGCAAAAAGGGCTTAAAACGACTATTGCTGACTATCTGCAAAAACACGATATCGGGTTTGGCTACGGCGCGTTGGCGGCGGGGTCAGATATTATTATCGCAGAAGCAATGCTAGATGAGGGCGTAGAGCTAAACCTGATTATGCCCTGCGGGGTTGATGATTTTTGTGAGCACTCTGTGATGCCGTTTGGGGCAGATTGGTTACCACGGTTTCAGCGCTGCATAGAACGGGCAAGCTCTGTACGAATAACAGCTCCCAAAGCCCCTTGGCCAGATGCGACGCTTAATCAATTAACAGCGCAGATTGCAATGGGGCAAGCTGTAATGCGTGGGCGGGCGCTATCCCGTGACCCTGCGCAGTTATTAGTATGGGACGGTGAAACCGGCGCTTCTTATACCGCCGTTCACGCTAAAGATTGGGGTCACCACAACCGACAAACATTATCAATATCTGTGCCAAAACAAAATAGAGCTGCGTCGCCTACCAAACCCGCAGAAGCCAAACCGCAATTCGTGCTAAAATCCTCCAGCTCAGATAGCATACAATTCTATTCAAATGCGCCGAGCGCCGTAAAAGCCGCCGAACAATTGCGCGAAACCATCCCCCACTGCGCTACCGCTTTGCATGTCAAACTGCCAAACCAAGACCCGGACGCGATTTGCGATAACATTATAAAAAACGGTGCACCGCAAAGCCTTCTGGCATCCGAGGCCTTTGCAAGCCTTTTGGCGTTCAGCAACAATGCCGAGAATAATATTCACTTTGCCGGACTTGTTGATCAAGACGGCTCTGAAAAAGACGGCACTTTGCAAGATGAGACCGAGCCAATGCGGTGCTACGCCCTCGGACGTTAA
- a CDS encoding serine protease produces MTQSYIARIWLILSSLFIVFAQASAQMPPTEAPSIEAPQAETAPLTELTIRYNKPYQFQSAYSVIYDNTNQPATLKDFKIIFYGPSGVKVGETPVERYPREGQTISYNLADPVVGFQSVNFVVLSLHDGNIADFPQSANAFLALNEMSEYVPPEPVKSPKVETVDPTPKQIKSSPAAIIKVSPTIPDEIFGSIDRLSIATGPLMTRLESAKKNRAKTDLDAAPLSQLNTRIDGLQTAISDLQARVTGPDVDVASVDIDAIGQEIITLTAKSQTLESDITKAEGETAAWLAANPVDPDGAVVNLFLPPWVIAALAIGTALLALVAWTAFKSRIGQSEIAKGAAATGKSPTRSRRPQRPSKIEPAGVVFAGSPLLALSPAPLSSAGTLAASQLSMLTGRYAVLRPAYAAVGRLGFAQEGKPTRDDYSLGTGFLISDRHVMTNRHVHGFYGQYLTGDARGGIEFIAEKDNDASDFMPFNGEAPYLIPNMDIAIYTLSESVTHRAPIAIHAVETEDLLERDIVVIGYPDTHKPDDPTLSELVEDNPIFAVKRISQGRVFRHSSDTDCPLGVEVRVDACDSVDFPMDAICHNASTMGGNSGSPILDLKTGQLLGVHFAGHKIFNAGEAANLAMAVEHLNEAYKEIDVNNVFA; encoded by the coding sequence ATGACACAATCGTATATCGCGCGCATATGGCTGATATTATCAAGCTTGTTTATAGTCTTTGCGCAAGCTAGTGCGCAGATGCCTCCAACAGAGGCACCCTCAATAGAGGCACCCCAAGCGGAGACGGCGCCTCTTACTGAACTTACAATTCGTTATAATAAGCCCTATCAATTTCAGTCTGCTTACTCAGTCATTTATGACAATACAAACCAGCCAGCGACGCTAAAAGACTTCAAAATCATCTTTTACGGCCCGTCTGGTGTGAAAGTTGGTGAAACGCCTGTCGAGCGTTATCCGCGCGAGGGCCAAACCATCAGCTATAATTTGGCAGACCCAGTTGTGGGATTTCAATCTGTCAATTTTGTTGTCCTGAGTTTACACGACGGCAATATTGCTGACTTTCCCCAAAGTGCTAATGCGTTTCTCGCTTTAAATGAGATGAGTGAATATGTTCCGCCTGAACCTGTTAAATCGCCAAAGGTTGAAACAGTCGACCCTACGCCAAAACAGATAAAATCATCACCTGCCGCTATTATTAAAGTGTCACCAACCATTCCTGATGAGATTTTCGGCAGCATAGACAGGCTGAGCATCGCGACGGGCCCGCTAATGACGCGCTTGGAAAGCGCCAAGAAAAACCGAGCTAAAACGGATTTGGACGCCGCCCCGCTTAGCCAACTGAACACTCGCATAGACGGCCTTCAAACCGCTATCTCTGACCTTCAAGCGCGCGTTACTGGCCCGGACGTGGATGTCGCCAGCGTAGATATTGATGCGATAGGCCAAGAGATCATAACACTAACTGCGAAAAGCCAAACGCTAGAGAGTGACATCACTAAAGCGGAGGGTGAGACGGCGGCATGGCTCGCGGCAAATCCCGTCGACCCTGATGGGGCTGTTGTCAATCTGTTTTTACCCCCATGGGTCATTGCGGCTCTTGCGATTGGCACGGCATTATTGGCGCTTGTGGCTTGGACGGCTTTTAAGAGCCGTATTGGCCAGAGTGAAATTGCAAAGGGCGCGGCTGCAACAGGCAAATCGCCAACACGGTCTAGAAGACCTCAGCGCCCGTCAAAAATTGAACCAGCGGGAGTGGTTTTTGCGGGTAGTCCGCTGCTTGCCTTATCGCCTGCACCCCTATCTTCGGCTGGCACATTGGCGGCGTCACAGCTCAGTATGCTTACGGGACGCTATGCTGTGCTGCGCCCGGCTTATGCTGCAGTGGGGCGGCTTGGGTTTGCGCAAGAGGGAAAGCCAACACGCGATGATTATTCGCTTGGTACGGGTTTTCTAATTAGCGACAGACATGTCATGACCAACCGTCATGTGCACGGCTTTTACGGGCAGTACCTCACGGGCGATGCGCGAGGCGGGATTGAGTTTATCGCAGAGAAAGACAATGACGCCTCTGACTTTATGCCTTTTAACGGGGAGGCTCCTTACCTCATCCCCAATATGGACATCGCGATTTATACGCTGTCAGAATCTGTGACGCACCGCGCGCCTATTGCTATTCATGCCGTCGAGACAGAGGATTTGCTGGAACGTGATATTGTCGTAATTGGCTACCCCGATACGCATAAACCTGATGACCCAACTCTGTCAGAGTTGGTCGAAGATAACCCCATTTTCGCGGTGAAACGCATCAGCCAAGGACGGGTGTTCCGACACTCATCAGACACGGATTGCCCGCTGGGCGTTGAGGTCAGAGTTGACGCGTGCGATAGCGTGGATTTTCCTATGGACGCGATTTGCCATAATGCCTCGACCATGGGCGGGAACTCAGGCTCGCCAATATTGGATTTGAAAACAGGGCAGCTTCTCGGTGTGCATTTTGCTGGACATAAGATTTTCAATGCAGGCGAGGCTGCTAATCTGGCGATGGCGGTGGAGCATCTAAACGAAGCTTATAAGGAGATTGATGTGAATAATGTTTTTGCGTGA
- a CDS encoding Crp/Fnr family transcriptional regulator, with product MTIGETQDWYAAVADRTQTRVFAAGDIIAVQGEEVESVGYILSGRAKAVTYSEDGTATWVGYFELGEFFGHVSLLADTSLSFEISAETDVRAVMVSTNTMRDVITREKALGLHLANDLARRLDMMTRRLIEAFTLSAKGRVCAELARLSNVIGIMPEHHIIRPNPVFVDVALRVNSTRETVSRTVSDLQKKGIIEREAGALVILDPARLKAAIHAY from the coding sequence GTGACAATTGGGGAAACACAGGATTGGTATGCGGCGGTTGCTGACCGTACACAGACGCGCGTTTTCGCTGCGGGTGATATCATCGCCGTGCAGGGGGAAGAAGTAGAGTCTGTGGGCTATATATTGTCTGGCCGTGCCAAAGCCGTGACCTACTCTGAAGACGGTACAGCGACATGGGTTGGATATTTCGAGCTGGGTGAGTTTTTTGGCCATGTTTCATTACTGGCTGATACGAGCCTTAGTTTCGAGATCAGCGCGGAGACAGACGTGCGCGCAGTTATGGTTAGCACAAATACAATGCGCGATGTCATCACAAGGGAAAAGGCGCTGGGCCTACATCTCGCCAATGATCTTGCGAGACGTCTGGATATGATGACACGGCGATTGATAGAGGCGTTTACTTTATCCGCCAAAGGCCGTGTTTGCGCAGAGCTTGCCCGTCTTTCTAATGTCATCGGTATTATGCCAGAGCATCATATCATCCGCCCGAACCCAGTATTTGTCGACGTTGCCTTGCGCGTCAACTCCACACGCGAGACTGTCTCACGCACGGTCAGTGATTTGCAGAAAAAGGGCATTATTGAGCGCGAAGCGGGCGCGCTTGTTATTCTTGATCCCGCGCGTTTAAAAGCTGCGATACACGCCTATTAA
- a CDS encoding invasion associated locus B family protein, with product MFATGATLESVMRYGILITTLAVTALGFTYPAQASAPKLEGTFSDWATYSRVEGGDKICYVLAAPQKKAPSSVNHGDIYFMVSNWKSGQATEQPSLMTGYTLKDSSPPVAIVGASRTRMFVSANEAFIESASSERSLVNKMRAGANMRVQAVSSRGTSVSYEFSLKGVTAALKKAKSSCS from the coding sequence ATGTTCGCCACAGGCGCGACTTTGGAGAGTGTGATGCGTTACGGCATTTTGATAACGACATTAGCGGTTACGGCTTTGGGTTTCACGTATCCTGCACAAGCGTCCGCGCCCAAATTAGAGGGCACCTTTAGCGATTGGGCGACTTATTCGCGCGTTGAGGGCGGTGACAAGATTTGCTACGTTCTGGCTGCGCCGCAGAAAAAAGCGCCCAGTTCCGTCAATCACGGCGATATATATTTCATGGTGTCCAATTGGAAATCAGGTCAAGCGACGGAACAGCCCAGCCTGATGACCGGCTATACGTTAAAAGACAGTAGTCCGCCTGTCGCCATTGTCGGCGCGTCGCGCACGCGCATGTTTGTCTCCGCCAATGAAGCCTTTATCGAGAGCGCAAGTAGCGAGCGTAGCTTGGTAAATAAAATGCGGGCAGGGGCCAATATGCGCGTCCAAGCCGTCTCTAGCCGCGGCACATCAGTGAGTTATGAGTTTTCATTAAAAGGCGTAACTGCGGCGCTAAAGAAAGCAAAATCATCCTGCAGCTAG
- a CDS encoding MFS transporter yields MSAKQAGRLLTQRRFAPLFILFQAGTFNDNTLKNALIALITFGGFVFMSDLPSAIRVPVAALIFTGPFTVLCAIAGQIADKIDRGVIFRWVKRAEVLIMLLAAVGFALKNVHILALCLGLMGAQSAFFSPTKNAVLPQWLDEKELITGNALMSGFQFAILLVGTVIGLGVLKFGTPMISAILVALAIIGWIAAEMTPPAPAPKPDLKINYEPVTATINVLKRAFESPDVLRPLLGIAWFYGLSTVFVTTFPDYVASVMGYEEGVLMIMLASSTVSILIGSMITMIAGNWKLWGPESVGLSALGISGVTLFVLALYLLPSPTYAGAEAFGPVSDFLANPQTPMFMAVIIGASIFNGMFVVPLQAMAQRRADPAARARLMSAGSVLLNLFVNLTTFGLIGLAALKVAPKLPFLMIVLGSAIVAAYAIYRTIRPIRRYVTED; encoded by the coding sequence ATGAGCGCAAAACAGGCCGGACGGCTTCTCACCCAGCGCCGCTTTGCGCCGCTGTTTATTTTATTCCAAGCGGGCACATTTAACGACAACACGCTTAAAAATGCTTTGATTGCGCTGATTACCTTTGGCGGTTTTGTCTTTATGTCCGACCTGCCGAGCGCCATTCGCGTACCAGTCGCGGCGCTGATTTTCACGGGGCCATTTACAGTTCTTTGTGCGATTGCGGGACAGATTGCGGATAAGATTGACCGCGGCGTCATTTTCCGTTGGGTGAAGCGCGCCGAAGTGCTGATTATGCTGCTGGCCGCTGTCGGCTTTGCGCTCAAAAATGTGCATATTCTTGCGCTGTGCTTAGGATTGATGGGTGCGCAATCGGCGTTTTTCTCGCCGACAAAAAATGCGGTTTTGCCGCAATGGCTTGATGAAAAGGAATTAATTACGGGCAATGCCCTAATGAGCGGATTTCAATTTGCAATTCTTTTGGTCGGCACAGTGATTGGTCTGGGCGTGCTGAAATTTGGAACTCCAATGATATCGGCCATTTTAGTGGCGCTTGCGATTATTGGCTGGATTGCGGCAGAAATGACACCGCCTGCGCCTGCGCCCAAACCGGATTTGAAAATTAATTATGAACCCGTCACCGCGACCATAAACGTTCTAAAGCGCGCCTTTGAAAGTCCAGACGTCCTCCGCCCACTATTGGGTATTGCATGGTTTTATGGATTGTCGACCGTTTTTGTGACGACATTCCCCGATTATGTTGCCAGCGTCATGGGATATGAAGAAGGTGTCTTGATGATCATGCTAGCCAGTTCCACTGTGTCGATTTTAATTGGCTCCATGATTACGATGATTGCAGGCAATTGGAAATTATGGGGGCCAGAATCTGTTGGCCTATCGGCGCTGGGTATATCAGGAGTTACCCTGTTTGTGCTCGCATTATATTTGTTACCGAGCCCGACTTATGCGGGGGCGGAAGCCTTTGGTCCTGTGTCTGATTTTCTCGCAAACCCACAAACCCCCATGTTCATGGCTGTGATTATTGGCGCGTCCATCTTCAACGGCATGTTTGTTGTCCCCTTACAAGCCATGGCACAAAGACGCGCAGACCCAGCGGCGCGCGCCAGATTAATGAGCGCTGGGTCTGTGTTGCTGAACCTATTTGTCAATTTAACGACCTTCGGTCTTATCGGGTTGGCCGCCTTAAAAGTTGCGCCGAAGCTACCTTTTTTGATGATTGTTTTGGGTAGCGCCATAGTTGCCGCTTACGCTATATACCGCACTATTCGTCCGATAAGGCGATACGTCACAGAGGACTAA
- a CDS encoding RNA methyltransferase, translating into MTRGYFGIGVEGISKDYNLGAVMRTAHAFDASFAFTVDAAVDLYKTQATDTSRSHTHLPLYEWDNVEAMTLPKGCELIGIELTEDAEDLPSFRHSLNCAYILGPEKGSLSPAAQARCAAIVKIPTKFCLNVSLAAALTLYDRALCFGGYSGRPLLSHRAARQRRKAIAAKSIDDSH; encoded by the coding sequence ATGACACGCGGTTATTTCGGTATTGGGGTTGAGGGTATTTCCAAGGATTATAATCTGGGCGCCGTCATGCGAACGGCTCATGCTTTTGACGCCAGCTTTGCCTTCACCGTGGATGCTGCCGTGGACCTTTATAAAACACAAGCCACTGACACATCGCGCAGCCACACACATTTACCGCTTTATGAATGGGATAATGTCGAGGCTATGACCCTGCCTAAGGGATGCGAATTAATTGGCATTGAACTGACAGAGGACGCCGAAGACCTTCCCAGTTTTCGCCACAGCCTAAATTGCGCCTATATCCTTGGCCCAGAAAAAGGCTCTCTATCACCTGCTGCGCAAGCACGATGTGCCGCGATTGTTAAAATCCCAACAAAGTTTTGCCTTAACGTTAGCCTTGCTGCCGCCTTGACGCTTTATGACCGCGCCCTGTGTTTTGGCGGCTATAGCGGGCGTCCGCTTCTGTCCCACCGTGCGGCGCGACAAAGACGCAAAGCTATTGCTGCAAAATCTATTGATGATAGTCATTAG
- a CDS encoding TIR domain-containing protein, with protein sequence MPLTARLPSPVFRPYYSVGGLGISNRFTYAGFVSYAHHDEALAAKLHKALETYRVPKGIADRKALSPIFRDASELSAHHSLSAKINEALETSRYLIVLCSPAAKASYWVNEEIRTFRALHGKERILCALIEGTPDTSFPPALTENGGEPLAASLDGGRDSFRLGVTQIAASILGVGLDELIQRDAQRRRARQRVISGASLAFAAVMGAMTWTAVDARNEAETSRSEAEKMVEFMLTDLKADLEVVSRLDILDDVGKNVTTYYDAIPLSDMDDDRLARQARARHLLGQVALDTGNIELAETEIGAAYTATQEVMRRNPLNPNALYAHAHSEFWQGAILMDKMNGEQRIAALPYLQNYAAIGDKLYELDPTNLKFVDERASGASSLGTLYRSLKDYTAAQDYFTKAEVYFREALIAFPNETTFEGRIANVLSGLGSIAIAQNNLEAALAYRQEQITIYDTQLLRHPHNITARYEKVQTQSRLITEGLLNYNRETYLSTIKSTLDEYDKLITYDPSNMIWLRNYNFYLNILLQEQSKEGAIALPKELQIRLDNTLSRLEKNMAGTE encoded by the coding sequence ATGCCTTTAACGGCCCGCTTGCCATCGCCTGTCTTTAGACCCTATTATAGTGTAGGGGGATTGGGCATTTCAAACAGATTTACATATGCGGGATTTGTATCCTACGCTCATCATGATGAGGCCCTAGCGGCCAAATTACATAAGGCGTTAGAGACATATCGCGTGCCCAAAGGGATCGCAGACCGCAAAGCGCTATCCCCCATTTTCCGAGACGCATCCGAGCTGAGCGCGCATCATAGTTTATCCGCCAAGATAAATGAGGCGTTAGAGACGTCGCGTTATTTGATTGTACTCTGTTCGCCCGCCGCCAAGGCGTCTTATTGGGTCAATGAAGAAATTCGAACATTTCGCGCTTTACACGGCAAAGAGCGCATCCTCTGCGCCCTGATTGAAGGCACGCCTGATACATCCTTCCCACCCGCCTTGACAGAGAACGGCGGCGAGCCCCTCGCCGCAAGTCTGGACGGGGGACGCGACAGTTTCCGCCTCGGCGTGACCCAAATTGCTGCGTCTATTTTGGGGGTGGGGCTCGATGAATTAATCCAACGCGACGCACAAAGGCGCCGCGCCCGACAACGGGTCATTAGCGGCGCGTCCCTCGCCTTTGCTGCCGTGATGGGGGCGATGACATGGACAGCGGTCGATGCGCGCAATGAAGCCGAGACGAGCCGGTCTGAGGCCGAAAAAATGGTCGAATTTATGCTAACCGATTTAAAGGCCGATTTGGAAGTCGTTAGCCGCCTTGATATTTTGGATGATGTCGGCAAAAATGTGACAACATATTACGACGCTATACCGCTATCTGATATGGATGATGACCGCCTCGCCCGCCAAGCCCGTGCCCGGCACTTGCTAGGGCAAGTCGCGCTGGATACGGGCAATATAGAGCTAGCAGAAACAGAAATCGGCGCTGCCTATACCGCAACCCAAGAAGTCATGCGCCGCAATCCGCTTAACCCAAATGCGCTTTATGCCCATGCTCATAGTGAATTTTGGCAAGGCGCTATTTTGATGGATAAAATGAACGGTGAGCAACGCATTGCGGCTCTCCCATATCTCCAGAATTACGCCGCGATAGGCGATAAATTATATGAGCTTGATCCCACAAATTTAAAATTTGTTGATGAACGAGCATCTGGCGCCAGTAGTCTCGGTACGCTTTATAGAAGTCTAAAGGATTATACGGCTGCGCAAGACTATTTTACAAAAGCGGAAGTTTATTTTCGAGAGGCTTTGATCGCTTTTCCAAACGAAACAACATTTGAAGGACGCATAGCCAATGTCTTATCGGGGCTCGGCAGTATCGCGATTGCTCAAAATAATCTTGAGGCGGCGTTAGCTTATCGACAAGAACAAATCACGATATATGACACCCAATTATTACGGCATCCCCACAACATCACAGCGAGATATGAAAAAGTGCAAACGCAATCGCGTTTGATCACCGAAGGCTTGCTTAATTATAATCGAGAGACATATCTATCGACGATAAAATCAACGCTTGATGAATATGATAAGCTGATAACCTATGATCCCAGCAACATGATCTGGCTCCGCAATTACAATTTCTATCTTAATATCTTGCTCCAAGAGCAAAGCAAAGAAGGGGCTATTGCCTTGCCTAAGGAACTCCAAATCAGGCTTGATAATACGCTAAGTCGCTTAGAAAAAAATATGGCTGGCACGGAATAA
- a CDS encoding DUF11 domain-containing protein, which produces MVPLKLMETRNFKSRISRALGLMASLCLIVPLATAQSYQITGNPADVINGTIDCGGTSRLTRTINVPTSFTVDKLNLGFVAAHSWRGDIELTLTPPDGAPTVQLIDSETNTTNQDNYNVELDNDATTLINTAPHDTNDSLTFPPASTTYENRVQPNGVSGAGTGLDAFSGEAAAGNWTLSMCDAFPGSDDGTFEAATLYFIDASAIDLSMAIAPSSTTPDYGTSVNLAYTITNSGAATATGVTADIILPSGLDFVSSTGAGSYNDTTGVWTVPNITAGNSQTITISATVLTSGGYTTTAEVSTATETDIDSTPANANVTEDDYDSETLSPVSVSIPPLACPIGQQSSHIWTAPGGANGWTGPSLSESYTLPNGEALAFTISGDTGTFIPRGGVTIPATTDEFTGGSGSGIFGLTLYVDFTSPSQSIIVDIDVGAPGIGMGDVQFGVYDVDLGGWTDRIAIEGFLDTIPKTPIITASSGNTVVGNAIVGTGGSGSTQGNGNSTFTFGSSVDRIRMTYDNTNPAANPDLQVIAIMPFTFCPPFTADLSAQKTVEMYDPSGTGATDIYAIPGNEVLYKISVTNSATATAPANDINLNDVLPGNLRFVSASVTGFSGGSFGSPALPATNTDCDGGACVINYTGADLPVNTTGEIAIRAVVK; this is translated from the coding sequence ATGGTGCCATTAAAATTAATGGAGACGCGAAATTTTAAGTCGCGCATCAGTCGTGCGCTAGGCTTAATGGCCTCGCTATGCCTCATCGTACCTCTGGCAACAGCGCAAAGTTATCAAATCACCGGAAACCCCGCAGACGTCATTAACGGAACGATTGATTGCGGCGGCACATCCCGCCTAACCAGAACAATCAATGTGCCAACTAGCTTTACCGTGGATAAATTAAACCTAGGCTTTGTCGCCGCACATAGCTGGCGAGGCGATATAGAACTGACCTTAACCCCGCCAGACGGTGCGCCGACCGTTCAATTGATTGATTCTGAAACCAATACGACCAATCAAGATAATTACAATGTTGAACTTGATAATGATGCAACGACGCTGATTAACACAGCGCCGCATGACACCAATGACAGCCTAACATTTCCACCCGCAAGCACGACATATGAAAACCGTGTACAGCCAAACGGCGTTAGCGGTGCAGGCACGGGGCTCGACGCATTTTCTGGCGAGGCGGCGGCAGGCAATTGGACGCTGTCTATGTGTGACGCTTTCCCAGGGTCTGATGACGGCACATTTGAGGCGGCGACACTTTATTTTATCGACGCCTCTGCCATTGATCTATCCATGGCGATTGCGCCCAGTTCAACGACGCCAGATTACGGCACCTCTGTCAATCTGGCTTACACAATTACGAACTCTGGAGCGGCAACCGCCACAGGCGTAACCGCCGATATCATATTACCAAGCGGGCTTGATTTCGTCTCTAGCACTGGGGCGGGTAGTTATAATGATACCACGGGCGTCTGGACTGTTCCAAATATCACCGCTGGCAACAGCCAAACAATCACGATATCCGCGACAGTCTTAACATCGGGCGGCTACACGACAACAGCAGAGGTCAGCACCGCTACCGAGACCGATATCGACAGCACGCCCGCTAATGCCAATGTCACAGAGGATGATTACGACAGCGAAACCTTATCGCCAGTATCAGTCAGCATTCCGCCGCTCGCCTGTCCCATTGGACAGCAATCAAGCCATATTTGGACAGCCCCCGGTGGGGCCAATGGGTGGACAGGGCCAAGCCTGTCGGAGAGCTACACCCTGCCCAATGGGGAGGCTTTAGCCTTTACCATCTCAGGCGATACGGGCACGTTTATTCCGCGCGGCGGCGTCACCATTCCAGCCACCACGGATGAATTTACAGGCGGTAGCGGCAGTGGCATTTTCGGTCTGACCCTTTATGTTGATTTCACATCACCCAGTCAGTCCATTATTGTTGACATAGATGTCGGCGCGCCTGGCATTGGCATGGGCGACGTTCAATTTGGCGTTTATGATGTTGATTTGGGCGGATGGACAGACCGCATTGCTATCGAAGGGTTTTTGGACACGATTCCCAAAACCCCCATTATTACGGCTAGTAGCGGTAACACAGTTGTCGGCAATGCCATTGTCGGAACAGGTGGATCAGGCTCAACACAAGGGAACGGCAATTCAACCTTTACCTTTGGTAGTTCCGTTGACCGTATTCGCATGACCTATGACAATACAAACCCAGCCGCCAATCCTGACCTCCAAGTTATTGCGATTATGCCCTTTACATTTTGCCCACCCTTTACGGCTGATTTAAGTGCGCAAAAGACGGTGGAAATGTATGATCCATCTGGCACAGGGGCGACAGATATTTACGCCATTCCGGGTAACGAAGTGTTGTATAAAATATCGGTCACTAATTCAGCCACTGCCACTGCGCCCGCCAATGATATAAATCTAAATGATGTTCTGCCAGGTAACTTACGCTTTGTATCGGCCAGCGTGACGGGGTTCTCAGGCGGTAGTTTTGGCTCACCTGCCCTACCCGCGACTAACACCGACTGTGACGGCGGGGCATGTGTCATTAATTACACCGGTGCAGATTTGCCCGTCAACACCACAGGCGAGATTGCCATTCGCGCAGTGGTGAAGTAA